The following proteins are encoded in a genomic region of Hirundo rustica isolate bHirRus1 chromosome 15, bHirRus1.pri.v3, whole genome shotgun sequence:
- the COQ7 gene encoding 5-demethoxyubiquinone hydroxylase, mitochondrial translates to MTRAGAMAAAAGPAVRCSLLQRRPLRCGPGLRPVPGGGASLRLCGTRVAQEGINKPVIDRIIRVDHAGEYGANRIYAGQMAVLGRSSVGPIIQQMWNQEKDHLKKFNELMVAYRVRPTVLLPFWNVAGFVLGAGSALLGKKGAMACTVAVEESISEHYNNQIRTLIEEDPEKYKELLQVIKQFRDDEQEHHDIGLEHDAEATPAYSVLKTAIQLGCKAAIFLSERI, encoded by the exons ATGACGCGTGCCGGCGCgatggcggcggccgcgggcccGGCCGTGCGGTGCTCGCTGTTGCAGCGCCGGCCCCTCCGCTGCGGGCCGG GTCTGCGGCCTGTGCCCGGCGGAGGGGCTTCCCTCAGGCTGTGCGGCACGCGGGTGGCGCAGGAGGGCATCAACAAGCCCGTCATAGACCGCATCATCCGCGTGGACCATGCGGGGGAGTACGGGGCCAACCGCATCTATGCGGGGCAGATGGCCGTGCTGGGCAGGTCGAGCGTGGGACCCATCATCCAG CAAATGTGGAATCAAGAAAAAGACCACCTGAAAAAGTTCAATGAGCTCATGGTTGCATATAGAGTTCGACCTACTGTTTTATTGCCTTTCTGGAACGTagcaggttttgttttag GGGCTGGAAGTGCTTTACTTGGAAAGAAGGGTGCAATGGCTTGCACAGTGGCTGTGGAAGAGAGTATATCAGAGCACTACAACAACCAGATCCGAACTCTAATAGAGGAGGATCCAGAAAAGTACAAAGAACTATTGCAG GTAATAAAGCAATTCCGGGATGATGAGCAGGAGCACCATGACATTGGGCTTGAGCATGATGCAGAAGCT ACACCAGCTTATTCTGTTTTGAAGACAGCCATACAACTTGGATGCAAAGCTGCAATATTTTTATCAGAAAGAATTTAG